The proteins below are encoded in one region of Serratia symbiotica:
- the yjjJ gene encoding type II toxin-antitoxin system HipA family toxin YjjJ: MPTRSDTIRRLLSQGPMQARQLIEIMSISQPTLSRALRDIGDDIVRIGAGPSIQYALRDVYRGFRSAPIYRITDEGRIIPLGELIPVHPEGFVMVQTNNVSLHSDGLPWWLFDMRPQGYLGRAYASTYATDLGLLANPEQWADSDVVRALLAHGHDAIGNLLIGEQARERFFEMPEPTPVERATAYPALALAAGAGEAPGSSAGGEQPKFCTYTERGHVLVKFSAPDDNPVSERWRDLLLAEHLALRVLGVETEVYDFGSQRFIEIPRFDRVGQLGRIGVFSLRALDAEFVGNTRAPWPVLVNSLVTEGHVHPDAAVGTARLWAFGMLIGNTDMHHGNLSFISSHGRPYHLAPAYDILPMGFAPRTGGAIVNKLRPASLPEVISRDIWQEALGLAENFFVIASSCERFSANFVPCLEALRHHLDEARSRIARLG, from the coding sequence ATGCCTACTCGCTCTGACACGATACGCCGGTTGCTCAGCCAAGGCCCGATGCAAGCTCGGCAACTCATTGAGATAATGAGCATTAGCCAGCCAACGCTGTCCCGCGCATTGAGAGATATTGGCGATGACATTGTTCGAATCGGAGCTGGGCCATCTATTCAATACGCTCTACGCGATGTTTATCGCGGATTCAGGTCTGCCCCCATTTACCGCATCACTGATGAAGGACGCATTATACCCCTTGGCGAACTCATTCCGGTTCATCCTGAGGGATTTGTCATGGTGCAGACCAACAACGTAAGTCTCCATAGCGACGGGCTGCCGTGGTGGCTGTTTGACATGCGACCACAAGGGTATCTCGGACGAGCCTACGCATCAACGTATGCGACTGATCTCGGCCTGCTGGCAAATCCAGAGCAATGGGCCGACTCGGATGTCGTTAGGGCGTTGCTTGCACATGGTCATGATGCTATCGGCAACCTGCTGATAGGGGAACAAGCACGAGAGCGTTTCTTTGAGATGCCAGAACCCACCCCAGTTGAGCGCGCCACAGCGTACCCTGCGTTGGCGTTAGCGGCTGGAGCCGGTGAAGCACCAGGGTCATCTGCAGGGGGTGAACAGCCGAAATTTTGCACCTATACAGAACGTGGTCACGTCTTAGTGAAATTCTCGGCCCCAGACGATAATCCGGTTAGCGAACGTTGGCGCGACCTTCTGTTGGCCGAGCACTTGGCGCTGAGGGTGCTTGGTGTGGAAACTGAGGTATATGATTTTGGTAGTCAGCGCTTCATCGAGATCCCCCGATTCGACCGCGTTGGCCAACTGGGCCGTATTGGCGTCTTCTCACTGCGGGCGCTTGATGCAGAGTTTGTCGGCAATACCAGGGCCCCTTGGCCTGTTCTGGTTAACAGCCTTGTTACGGAAGGGCATGTCCATCCTGATGCCGCAGTTGGTACCGCCCGGCTTTGGGCATTTGGGATGCTAATTGGCAATACCGACATGCACCACGGGAACTTGTCGTTCATCAGCAGCCACGGTCGCCCGTATCACCTTGCACCGGCCTACGACATTCTGCCTATGGGGTTCGCTCCCAGAACGGGTGGCGCAATCGTGAACAAGCTTCGACCGGCATCACTACCGGAAGTAATTAGCCGGGATATCTGGCAGGAAGCGCTGGGTTTGGCTGAGAACTTCTTTGTTATAGCTAGCAGTTGCGAGCGTTTCTCCGCCAATTTCGTCCCATGCCTTGAGGCATTACGCCATCATCTTGACGAGGCCAGATCGCGTATCGCCCGTCTAGGATAA
- the dnaQ gene encoding DNA polymerase III subunit epsilon yields the protein MISTTTRQIVLDTETTGMNKLGVHYEGHRIIEIGAVEVINRRLTGRHYHVYVKPDRLVDPEAYGVHGISDEFLADKPTFDQIADEFLDFIRGGELVIHNAAFDIGFMDHEFRLLQQGIPKTETFCTITDSLLMARRLFPGKRNNLDALCSRYEIDNSKRTLHGALLDAEILAEVYLAMTGGQTSMTFQMEGDTQQTNSAQDIQRIVRPAMAMKVVYASDKELAAHEARLDLVAQKGGSCLWRAPAVE from the coding sequence ATGATCTCAACCACCACCAGACAGATCGTCCTTGATACCGAAACCACCGGTATGAACAAACTTGGGGTGCACTACGAAGGTCACCGCATCATTGAAATCGGTGCGGTGGAAGTAATTAACCGCCGTCTGACGGGGCGTCACTACCATGTCTACGTTAAGCCGGATCGGCTGGTAGATCCAGAAGCTTATGGCGTACACGGTATAAGCGATGAGTTCCTGGCCGATAAGCCGACCTTCGATCAGATAGCCGATGAGTTTCTCGATTTCATCCGTGGCGGTGAGTTAGTTATCCATAACGCGGCGTTCGACATCGGCTTTATGGATCACGAATTCCGCCTGCTACAACAGGGCATCCCGAAGACCGAGACCTTCTGTACCATTACCGACAGCCTGCTGATGGCGCGCCGTTTGTTCCCTGGCAAGCGCAACAATCTTGATGCCCTGTGCAGCCGTTATGAGATAGACAATAGCAAGCGCACGCTGCACGGCGCATTGCTTGATGCCGAGATCTTGGCAGAAGTTTATCTGGCGATGACCGGCGGTCAGACATCAATGACGTTTCAGATGGAAGGCGACACCCAGCAGACCAATTCCGCCCAGGATATTCAACGCATCGTTCGCCCGGCGATGGCGATGAAAGTGGTCTACGCCAGCGATAAAGAGCTGGCGGCTCATGAGGCGCGTTTGGATCTGGTGGCGCAGAAGGGCGGCAGTTGCTTATGGCGCGCACCAGCAGTGGAGTAA
- a CDS encoding endonuclease/exonuclease/phosphatase family protein — protein sequence MLKRTYALRYVAGQPVKRIFPGAINQPLSPTAALPTVGTLRVMVWNIFKQQRADWLWGLKSYGKDAQLVLLQEAQTTPELVSFAIDNYLATDQVPAFVLPQHPSGVMTLAAAHPVYCCPLREREPLLRLAKSALITVYPLFNDQLLMVVNIHAVNFSLGVDVYSRQLWPIGEQIVNHQGPVIMAGDFNAWNRKRINALYEFASGMALREVNFIDDYRRKAFGRPLDFVFYRDLRVVKSSVLETSASDHNPLLVEFHRS from the coding sequence TTGCTGAAACGAACTTATGCTTTGAGGTATGTTGCAGGCCAGCCAGTTAAGCGAATTTTCCCTGGTGCCATCAATCAGCCATTGTCGCCAACGGCCGCATTGCCTACTGTTGGTACCCTGCGGGTGATGGTGTGGAACATCTTTAAACAGCAGCGGGCCGATTGGCTTTGGGGACTGAAAAGCTATGGCAAGGATGCACAGCTGGTGCTGCTGCAAGAGGCGCAAACCACCCCGGAACTGGTTAGTTTCGCCATCGACAACTATCTAGCAACCGATCAGGTGCCAGCATTCGTACTGCCGCAACATCCATCCGGTGTGATGACGCTGGCGGCGGCACATCCGGTATATTGCTGCCCGCTGCGTGAGCGTGAACCTTTGCTGCGCCTAGCAAAATCGGCCCTGATTACCGTCTACCCGTTGTTCAATGATCAGCTATTGATGGTGGTGAATATCCATGCGGTAAATTTTAGCCTGGGGGTTGATGTTTACAGCAGGCAGTTGTGGCCGATCGGCGAGCAAATCGTCAACCATCAGGGACCGGTGATTATGGCCGGGGACTTTAATGCCTGGAACCGCAAACGTATTAATGCACTGTATGAGTTCGCCAGTGGTATGGCGTTACGTGAGGTGAACTTTATCGACGATTATCGCCGCAAGGCTTTTGGCCGCCCGTTGGACTTTGTGTTTTATCGGGATCTTCGGGTGGTGAAATCATCGGTGTTGGAGACCAGCGCCTCGGATCATAACCCACTGCTGGTAGAATTCCACCGGAGCTAG
- the gloB gene encoding hydroxyacylglutathione hydrolase — protein sequence MNLISIPALQDNYIWLLDDQHGHCVIIDPGESAPVLGALHRLKLIPDAILLTHHHQDHVGGVTQVVAHYPNLPVYGPQETADKGVDHVVHDGEKFEINGRQYVTIALPGHTLGHVAFYSAPYLFCGDTMFSAGCGRLFEGTAEQMYHSFQQLAQLPDNTLICCAHEYTLSNLKFARAVLPEDREIEVYQQHVEALRAKNQPSVPTNLQLERKINLFLRCHDYDLQKKLGFNSPPKQLHSVFSELRLRKDNF from the coding sequence ATGAATCTTATCAGTATTCCTGCTTTACAAGATAATTACATTTGGTTGCTTGATGATCAACATGGACACTGCGTCATCATCGATCCGGGTGAGTCAGCGCCAGTGCTTGGGGCATTACACCGCCTGAAGCTAATACCCGATGCGATTTTGCTAACCCACCACCATCAGGATCACGTCGGCGGCGTGACGCAGGTTGTGGCGCACTATCCCAACTTGCCGGTGTACGGGCCGCAGGAAACGGCAGACAAAGGGGTGGATCATGTGGTACACGATGGTGAAAAATTCGAAATCAATGGCCGCCAATACGTGACGATTGCGCTGCCCGGACATACGTTAGGCCACGTGGCATTCTATAGTGCGCCTTATCTGTTCTGCGGCGACACCATGTTCTCAGCCGGTTGCGGAAGACTGTTTGAAGGTACCGCAGAACAAATGTACCACTCATTTCAACAACTCGCACAACTTCCCGATAACACCTTAATTTGTTGTGCGCATGAATATACGCTTTCGAACCTCAAGTTTGCGCGGGCTGTTTTGCCGGAAGATCGAGAGATTGAAGTATATCAACAACATGTTGAAGCATTAAGGGCAAAAAACCAACCCAGCGTACCGACCAACTTGCAATTAGAGCGAAAAATCAATCTATTTTTACGCTGTCATGATTATGATTTACAAAAGAAATTAGGCTTTAATTCGCCACCAAAGCAGCTTCATTCGGTTTTCTCCGAGTTACGCCTGCGGAAAGACAACTTCTAA
- a CDS encoding integrase arm-type DNA-binding domain-containing protein has protein sequence MTIIRCLLSAAAVQKSKPADKDYDLPDGHGLTLSVRTSGKKIWRFRYQWPNSTARTNITLGYYPALSLAAARPLHNDYPGLLAQGIDPKKLEQEKKTTDSLFINVATKWFAIKKTSGISEVHADDIWRSLEKHVFPVIGQAPVSNFWGAAHFRGGSIPSGGD, from the coding sequence ATGACCATTATCCGCTGTCTGCTTTCTGCCGCAGCTGTACAAAAATCAAAACCCGCCGATAAAGATTATGATCTGCCGGATGGTCACGGACTGACGCTTTCTGTCAGAACTTCCGGGAAAAAAATCTGGCGTTTCCGTTACCAGTGGCCAAATTCCACCGCCCGTACCAATATTACACTCGGCTATTATCCAGCCCTCTCACTGGCTGCTGCCCGCCCCCTTCACAATGACTATCCGGGCCTGCTGGCTCAGGGCATTGATCCGAAAAAGCTGGAGCAGGAGAAGAAGACGACAGACAGTTTGTTTATCAACGTGGCAACAAAATGGTTTGCCATTAAAAAGACCAGTGGTATTTCCGAAGTCCATGCCGATGACATCTGGCGTTCACTGGAGAAGCATGTTTTTCCGGTAATAGGACAGGCCCCGGTGTCCAACTTTTGGGGTGCAGCTCATTTCCGGGGCGGTTCAATTCCCTCCGGGGGTGACTAG
- a CDS encoding methyltransferase domain-containing protein, with amino-acid sequence MKPARTLQKLTDPPSWSELPWGEYYRGALEQQLQPWWPKLFGFHLLKLGDLSADLATDKCAISHQVNVGLAGAGLQVIAENCPLPFATKSVDACLLAHTLCYADDTHRLLREVDRVLIDDGWLVISGFNPFSLLGIGKLVPWLRHRQPYASRMLSQIRVLDWLSLLNYEVLHQARFHVLPWQHKDNKFLCTHLPALGCMSVIVARKRTLPLTPTPMKMGVRKPSLSRAVGAIKSYRKIP; translated from the coding sequence ATGAAACCAGCCCGCACTCTACAAAAGCTCACTGACCCACCGTCATGGTCTGAGCTGCCATGGGGAGAGTACTACCGTGGGGCGCTTGAACAGCAGTTGCAACCCTGGTGGCCAAAGCTGTTTGGTTTCCACCTGTTGAAGCTCGGCGACCTCAGCGCCGACTTGGCGACAGATAAATGCGCTATCTCACATCAGGTCAATGTGGGGCTGGCAGGGGCCGGGCTACAGGTGATTGCTGAAAACTGCCCACTCCCCTTTGCCACCAAGTCAGTCGATGCCTGTTTGTTGGCGCATACGCTGTGCTATGCCGACGATACTCATCGCTTACTGCGTGAGGTTGATCGGGTGTTGATCGACGACGGCTGGTTGGTGATCAGCGGCTTCAATCCGTTTAGCCTGCTGGGGATAGGCAAGTTGGTTCCCTGGCTGCGCCATCGCCAGCCTTATGCCAGCCGAATGTTAAGCCAGATTCGTGTGCTGGATTGGCTTAGCTTGCTGAATTACGAAGTGTTGCATCAAGCGCGTTTTCACGTACTACCCTGGCAGCACAAGGACAACAAGTTTCTATGCACCCACTTGCCAGCTCTGGGGTGCATGAGTGTGATTGTGGCGCGCAAGCGTACATTACCGTTGACACCAACGCCGATGAAAATGGGGGTGAGAAAGCCGTCTCTCAGTCGCGCAGTGGGCGCGATTAAGAGCTACCGTAAGATTCCTTAA
- a CDS encoding EamA family transporter, translated as MAKKVDLFIGFLITVLWGGNFAIIEMGLKDLDPFILTFLRFTLCAFPLVFFIKKPSNVSFISLAIYGIFFGVGLWWVVNFAMFNGLSAGLSSVFLQFSAFFTIILSFLFLKEKITKIHMIGIFFACLGLIMIIHFSGQESTVKGIFLVIIAAISWAICNIVVKISKPVDMIAFIVWSSLFSAPAVLVMTILVKGWQTILSIPHDITIGSAFSVIFQAYITTIIGYMIWNNLMKKYPATEVAPLSLFVPISGIITSYIFLGERLSTGKLLSAMIVIVGIFIFLNATRYQNRKKEKIFNAV; from the coding sequence ATGGCCAAAAAAGTTGATTTATTTATTGGATTTCTCATCACGGTGCTTTGGGGGGGGAACTTTGCAATTATAGAAATGGGTCTAAAAGATTTAGATCCCTTTATACTTACATTCCTAAGATTCACACTTTGTGCTTTTCCGCTTGTGTTCTTTATAAAAAAGCCATCTAACGTATCCTTCATAAGTTTAGCTATATACGGTATTTTCTTTGGCGTTGGTCTATGGTGGGTGGTTAACTTCGCTATGTTCAATGGACTTTCGGCTGGCCTTTCTTCCGTATTTTTACAATTCAGTGCATTTTTCACAATCATTCTAAGTTTTTTGTTTTTAAAAGAAAAAATCACTAAGATACACATGATTGGTATCTTTTTCGCTTGTCTTGGACTGATAATGATCATTCACTTCTCTGGTCAAGAATCAACAGTCAAAGGAATCTTTTTAGTTATAATTGCAGCGATATCATGGGCAATTTGCAATATAGTGGTTAAAATTTCCAAACCTGTTGACATGATAGCATTTATCGTGTGGTCAAGCTTATTCTCTGCTCCAGCAGTTCTTGTAATGACTATTCTGGTAAAAGGATGGCAGACCATTTTATCAATACCACATGATATTACCATAGGTTCTGCTTTCTCTGTTATTTTTCAAGCTTATATAACAACGATAATAGGATATATGATATGGAATAATCTCATGAAAAAATATCCTGCAACGGAGGTAGCACCACTATCATTATTTGTTCCAATATCTGGAATTATAACATCTTATATTTTCCTAGGTGAAAGACTAAGTACGGGGAAATTACTTTCGGCTATGATTGTCATTGTTGGTATATTTATTTTTCTAAACGCAACAAGATATCAGAATAGGAAAAAAGAAAAAATATTTAACGCAGTATAA
- the mltD gene encoding murein transglycosylase D, translated as MKAKAIFLASVLLVGCQSSKQDAPAPEQHAQSLSSAGEAKEYTTNSRASSARWLDSHSASAQQDLWNSISDELKMEVPENSRIRDQKIKYLKSKSYLHDVTLRAEPYMYWIVGQVKQRNMPMELVLLPLVESAFDPHATSSANAAGLWQIVPQTGRHYGLKNNQWYDGRRDVVASTTAALDMMQRLNRMFNGDWLLTVAAYNSGEGRMMQAVKANKRQGKPTNFWALSLPRETSIYVPKMLALSDIIKHSKKYGIKLPKTDENRALARIDVGQQMQLAQAAEMAGLSITKMKAYNPGYKKGVTAPNGPHYIMVPKGHAARLKDSLADGRIAVTQPTLSLVKNSDLSGGGWYKVRSGDTISGIAKRLNIKSSNLQSWNNLHAKSALKVGQTLQITSNSSITYQVRKGDSLVSIARRHGVDVDDVMSWNSTLGRGSSLQPGLKLTLFVGNKITPDT; from the coding sequence ATGAAGGCAAAAGCGATATTTCTCGCCTCAGTCTTGCTAGTAGGATGCCAGTCGTCCAAGCAGGACGCACCGGCTCCAGAACAGCATGCACAGAGTTTGTCTTCGGCAGGTGAAGCAAAAGAGTACACAACGAATAGTCGAGCTAGCTCGGCGCGGTGGCTAGATAGCCATAGCGCTTCCGCGCAACAAGACCTGTGGAATTCTATTAGCGACGAGCTGAAGATGGAGGTTCCGGAAAATTCCCGGATCCGTGATCAAAAAATAAAGTACCTGAAAAGTAAGAGCTATCTCCACGATGTAACATTACGCGCGGAGCCGTATATGTACTGGATAGTCGGGCAAGTTAAGCAACGTAATATGCCGATGGAATTGGTACTGCTACCCTTAGTGGAGAGCGCTTTTGATCCACACGCCACGTCAAGTGCCAATGCCGCAGGGCTATGGCAAATCGTACCGCAAACGGGCCGTCATTACGGTTTAAAAAACAATCAGTGGTATGACGGGCGACGTGATGTTGTGGCCTCAACGACCGCTGCGCTTGACATGATGCAGCGCTTGAACCGCATGTTTAATGGCGACTGGTTACTGACAGTAGCCGCCTATAACAGTGGTGAAGGCCGTATGATGCAAGCGGTTAAAGCAAACAAACGCCAAGGTAAACCCACCAATTTCTGGGCATTGTCGCTTCCGCGTGAAACATCAATTTATGTTCCGAAAATGCTGGCGCTGAGCGACATTATCAAACATAGCAAGAAGTACGGTATCAAGCTTCCAAAGACTGATGAAAACCGTGCACTAGCGCGTATTGATGTCGGCCAGCAGATGCAACTGGCCCAAGCGGCTGAGATGGCTGGGCTTTCCATCACCAAAATGAAGGCTTACAACCCAGGCTATAAAAAAGGCGTTACCGCCCCCAATGGACCCCATTATATCATGGTACCCAAAGGGCATGCCGCTCGGTTGAAAGATTCGCTGGCCGATGGTCGGATCGCCGTGACTCAGCCAACGCTTTCGTTAGTGAAGAACAGCGATTTGTCTGGCGGCGGTTGGTATAAAGTGCGTTCCGGCGATACCATATCGGGCATTGCAAAGCGCTTGAATATCAAGAGCAGTAATTTGCAGAGTTGGAATAACTTACATGCCAAGAGCGCCTTAAAAGTCGGACAAACCCTGCAAATAACCAGTAATAGCAGCATCACCTATCAGGTTCGTAAAGGTGACTCGCTGGTTAGTATCGCACGTCGTCACGGTGTCGATGTTGACGATGTGATGAGTTGGAACTCAACGCTCGGCAGAGGTAGCAGCTTGCAGCCCGGTCTTAAACTGACCTTGTTTGTTGGCAATAAGATAACGCCGGATACCTAA